The Streptomyces sp. NBC_01689 genome includes a window with the following:
- the thpR gene encoding RNA 2',3'-cyclic phosphodiesterase, whose translation MNDQTRPATVRVFIALAPPDHAKEELARELRPAYGTHPRMRWNRIEDWHITLAFLGELPTGHVPLLRPPLAGLAAGRRPLCLAVRGSGTFDDRVLWSGIDGDLDALHTLAADVRTTVRNCGITFEERPLRPHLTLARAPRGDRSSAEEIAGGLAGFSGRGWPAGRLHLVGSNAGRGHGPIHYRDIDAWDFGDRGGAGS comes from the coding sequence GTGAACGACCAGACCCGACCCGCGACCGTTCGTGTGTTCATCGCCCTCGCCCCGCCCGACCACGCGAAGGAGGAACTCGCCCGGGAGCTGCGTCCCGCCTACGGCACCCATCCCCGGATGCGGTGGAACCGGATCGAGGACTGGCACATCACCCTGGCGTTCCTCGGAGAGCTGCCGACCGGGCACGTGCCGCTGCTGCGGCCCCCGCTCGCCGGTCTCGCGGCCGGCCGGCGGCCCCTGTGTCTGGCCGTGCGCGGCAGCGGGACCTTCGACGACCGCGTGCTGTGGAGCGGGATCGACGGAGACCTCGACGCACTGCACACACTCGCCGCCGATGTGCGCACCACCGTCAGGAACTGCGGGATCACCTTCGAGGAACGGCCCCTGCGCCCTCATCTGACGCTGGCCCGTGCCCCCCGGGGCGACCGGTCCTCGGCAGAGGAGATCGCCGGAGGGCTGGCCGGGTTCAGCGGCCGTGGATGGCCCGCCGGGCGTCTGCACCTGGTCGGCAGCAACGCCGGACGCGGCCACGGGCCGATCCACTACCGCGACATCGACGCGTGGGACTTCGGCGACAGAGGCGGCGCCGGATCCTGA
- a CDS encoding cellulase family glycosylhydrolase produces MRHPPPIRVRRALIGLLTAALAALVPLTATVPARAAAGPSSPSRQGAAAGAGYWHTEGRRILDAQNQPVRMAGVNWFGFETADYVAHGLWSRDYKSMIDQMRALGYNTVRLPYSDDIFKGVQPNGISYAGGLNTDLQGLDSLHVMDRIVDYAGSVGLKVVLDRHRPDSSAQSALWYTSAVPETTWIADLKALAARYLGNTAVIGIDLHNEPHDPACWGCGDPNTDWRLAAERAGNAVLSVNPSLLIFVEGVQTVNGQSNWWGGNLAGAATAPVRLDVAGRLVYSAHDYATSVAQQPWFSDPSFPANMPAVWDKNWGYLFKQNIAPVWLGEFGTTLQSTVDQKWLAALVDYLRPTGAYGADSFNWTFWSWNPNSGDTGGILKDDWQTVDTVKDGYLAAVKAPGFTGGGGGGGDTNAPSTPAGLAVTGTSASSVSLSWSASTDDTGVTGYDVYRGTAKAGRTTGTSFTDTGLTAGTRYDYTVRAVDAAGNVSPASVPVTATTTGTGGGSSGCRAAYKVSSDWGSGFNADITVVNTGSSTTRSWQVTWEWPGGQTVSGMWNASYSQVGRTVTASNADHNGAIAAGASTGFGFGAAPGGAGTPALSCRAA; encoded by the coding sequence ATGCGTCATCCACCCCCCATCCGCGTCAGGCGTGCCCTGATCGGGCTTCTCACCGCGGCCCTCGCCGCTCTCGTCCCGTTGACCGCCACGGTCCCCGCGCGAGCCGCCGCCGGACCCTCGTCCCCGTCACGTCAGGGGGCCGCGGCCGGCGCCGGATACTGGCACACCGAAGGCCGTCGCATCCTCGACGCGCAGAACCAGCCGGTGCGCATGGCCGGCGTCAACTGGTTCGGGTTCGAGACGGCCGACTACGTGGCGCACGGCCTCTGGTCACGCGACTACAAGTCGATGATCGACCAGATGAGGGCCCTGGGTTACAACACCGTCCGACTGCCCTACAGCGACGACATCTTCAAGGGCGTCCAGCCCAACGGCATCTCCTACGCGGGCGGCCTGAACACCGACCTGCAGGGCCTCGACTCGCTTCACGTGATGGACAGGATCGTCGACTACGCGGGCTCGGTCGGCCTCAAGGTCGTCCTCGACCGCCACCGGCCGGACTCCTCGGCCCAGTCGGCTCTCTGGTACACCTCCGCCGTCCCCGAGACGACGTGGATCGCCGACCTCAAGGCCTTGGCGGCGCGTTACCTGGGCAACACCGCGGTGATCGGGATCGATCTGCACAACGAGCCGCACGATCCGGCCTGTTGGGGATGTGGTGACCCGAACACCGACTGGCGGCTCGCCGCCGAGCGGGCGGGCAACGCGGTCCTGTCCGTCAACCCCAGCCTGCTGATCTTCGTCGAGGGCGTCCAGACGGTGAACGGCCAGAGCAACTGGTGGGGCGGCAATCTCGCCGGGGCCGCCACCGCGCCGGTGCGACTGGACGTCGCCGGTCGTCTCGTCTACTCGGCCCACGACTACGCCACCAGCGTCGCGCAGCAACCCTGGTTCAGCGACCCGTCGTTCCCGGCGAACATGCCGGCCGTCTGGGACAAGAACTGGGGTTACCTCTTCAAGCAGAACATCGCCCCCGTCTGGCTCGGGGAGTTCGGCACCACTCTGCAGTCGACGGTCGACCAGAAGTGGCTCGCCGCGCTCGTCGACTATCTGCGGCCCACCGGTGCATACGGCGCCGACAGCTTCAACTGGACCTTCTGGTCGTGGAATCCGAACTCCGGCGACACGGGAGGCATCCTCAAGGACGACTGGCAGACCGTGGACACCGTCAAGGACGGCTACCTCGCCGCCGTCAAGGCACCCGGCTTCACCGGAGGAGGAGGCGGCGGCGGAGACACGAACGCGCCGTCGACACCGGCCGGACTGGCCGTGACCGGTACCAGCGCGTCGAGTGTGTCCCTGTCGTGGAGTGCGTCGACCGACGACACCGGGGTCACCGGCTACGACGTCTACCGCGGCACGGCGAAGGCCGGCCGGACCACCGGCACCTCGTTCACCGACACGGGCCTCACCGCGGGGACCCGCTACGACTACACGGTGCGGGCGGTCGACGCGGCCGGGAACGTCTCTCCGGCGTCGGTGCCGGTCACCGCGACGACCACCGGCACCGGGGGCGGCTCCAGCGGATGCAGGGCCGCCTACAAGGTGAGCAGCGACTGGGGCAGCGGGTTCAACGCCGACATCACGGTCGTCAACACGGGCTCCTCGACGACCAGGTCGTGGCAGGTCACCTGGGAGTGGCCGGGCGGCCAGACCGTCTCCGGGATGTGGAACGCCTCCTACAGCCAGGTCGGCCGAACGGTGACCGCGAGCAACGCCGACCACAACGGCGCCATCGCGGCGGGCGCCTCGACGGGCTTCGGCTTCGGGGCGGCACCGGGCGGGGCCGGTACCCCGGCCCTGAGCTGCCGGGCCGCCTAG
- a CDS encoding deoxynucleoside kinase, translating to MSVIVVGGMIGIGKTSVAELLAEELGSKVFYESVDDNPILPLFYTASPEEIQAKRYPFLLQLYFLRTRFASIKEAYKQGDNVLDRSIYEDWYFAKVNHDLGRISALEMQVYEGLLDEMMHEIEGLPYRKAPDLMVYLKADFETVLNRIGLRGRDFEQDETLVEYYRTLWAGYDEWVHKHYSASEVLVIDMNNTDVVNSPEDAARVARQVKDALAEGGRRA from the coding sequence ATGTCGGTGATCGTCGTCGGAGGCATGATCGGGATCGGCAAGACGAGCGTTGCCGAACTGCTTGCCGAGGAACTGGGCAGCAAGGTCTTCTACGAGAGCGTGGACGACAATCCGATCCTTCCGCTGTTCTACACGGCGAGCCCCGAGGAGATCCAGGCCAAGCGCTACCCCTTCCTGCTCCAGCTCTACTTCCTGCGGACCCGGTTCGCCTCGATCAAGGAGGCGTACAAGCAGGGCGACAACGTGCTCGACCGGTCCATCTACGAGGACTGGTACTTCGCCAAGGTCAATCACGACCTGGGCAGGATCAGCGCCCTGGAGATGCAGGTCTACGAGGGACTGCTCGACGAGATGATGCACGAGATCGAGGGCCTGCCCTACCGCAAGGCGCCCGACCTCATGGTCTACCTCAAGGCGGACTTCGAGACGGTGCTGAACCGCATCGGGCTGCGGGGCCGTGATTTCGAACAGGACGAGACCCTCGTCGAGTACTACCGAACGCTGTGGGCCGGCTACGACGAGTGGGTGCACAAGCACTACTCGGCCAGCGAGGTCCTCGTCATCGACATGAACAACACGGATGTGGTGAACAGCCCCGAGGACGCGGCCCGCGTGGCGCGCCAGGTCAAGGACGCTCTCGCGGAGGGCGGGCGCCGCGCCTGA
- a CDS encoding right-handed parallel beta-helix repeat-containing protein — protein MSRLFAVAGALVASLAVSGGTASARVPAGAFDRAADAQSFSITADDQQNQFVQAVGTPGATVLIAGTVNLDLSGWSAIPVAPGVRIIGDRTVVARGPRIFTTTFPRTLLTVGDGNGGTADHVRISGIRFDGGEPMDPGASVGTTDADGIDIWSSQNVEIDHDEFARWRGAAIAVQDPGNRIDRADAGTVWVHDNYIHDNQHPTMNGIEDAFGSHHGAGYGVSLNNGAYALIERNEFQANRHSVTGDGRPGTGYLVYRNLMESPGLGFSLLGWDHYEHLIDMHGRGDCSNYQCGPAGEYADIAYNSFPSTSSTEIKLRGTPSVGFDVENNVFAHTVRWSTTFTNGALDQTETGLHDNGGNVLGANRDNQRTCDFDGDGVDDPFMTTGVTWWYATSAGDQHWVYLNQSHERIADLRFRDVDGDGLCDVTSVNDGRVYYTRR, from the coding sequence ATGAGCCGGCTGTTCGCGGTGGCCGGGGCCCTGGTGGCCTCGCTGGCCGTGTCCGGGGGCACCGCGTCGGCCCGTGTGCCCGCGGGAGCCTTCGACCGCGCGGCCGACGCGCAGAGTTTCAGCATCACGGCCGACGACCAGCAGAACCAGTTCGTCCAGGCGGTCGGGACCCCCGGCGCGACGGTGCTGATCGCGGGGACGGTGAATCTCGACCTGAGCGGCTGGTCGGCGATACCCGTGGCACCGGGGGTCCGGATCATCGGTGACCGCACGGTCGTCGCGAGGGGGCCGCGGATCTTCACGACGACGTTCCCGCGCACCCTGCTCACCGTCGGGGACGGCAACGGCGGCACCGCGGACCATGTACGGATCAGCGGGATCAGGTTCGACGGCGGGGAGCCGATGGACCCCGGGGCGTCCGTGGGCACCACGGACGCCGACGGGATCGACATCTGGTCCAGCCAGAACGTGGAGATCGACCACGACGAGTTCGCCCGATGGCGCGGCGCCGCGATCGCCGTGCAGGATCCCGGCAACCGGATCGACCGGGCCGACGCCGGCACCGTGTGGGTGCACGACAACTACATCCATGACAACCAGCACCCCACCATGAACGGCATCGAGGACGCGTTCGGCAGCCACCACGGTGCCGGATACGGGGTGTCCCTGAACAACGGCGCCTACGCTCTCATCGAGAGGAACGAGTTCCAGGCCAACCGTCACTCGGTCACCGGAGACGGCCGGCCCGGCACCGGGTACCTCGTGTACCGGAACCTCATGGAGTCCCCCGGGCTCGGCTTCTCGCTGCTGGGCTGGGACCACTACGAGCACCTCATCGACATGCACGGCCGCGGGGACTGCTCCAACTACCAGTGCGGACCGGCGGGCGAGTACGCCGACATCGCCTACAACTCCTTCCCGTCCACCAGCTCGACCGAGATCAAACTGCGCGGTACACCCTCGGTCGGGTTCGACGTCGAGAACAACGTCTTCGCCCACACCGTCCGGTGGTCCACCACGTTCACCAACGGTGCGCTGGACCAGACCGAGACCGGGCTGCACGACAACGGCGGGAACGTCCTCGGGGCCAACCGGGACAACCAGCGCACGTGTGACTTCGACGGCGACGGCGTCGACGACCCCTTCATGACCACCGGCGTGACCTGGTGGTACGCCACCAGCGCCGGGGACCAGCACTGGGTGTACCTCAACCAGTCGCACGAACGCATCGCCGACCTCCGGTTCCGCGACGTCGACGGCGACGGTCTGTGCGACGTCACCTCGGTCAACGACGGCAGGGTCTACTACACCCGCCGCTGA
- a CDS encoding LysR family transcriptional regulator, with the protein MELRTLRYFVAVAEELHFGRAATRLHMSQPPLSRAIKQLEAEFGARLLDRSPLGVTLTPVGAVLLDEARALLDQADHVLARVTARADVATLTVGILGDGTDPGAARLAAAYRRSHPDTDVRIRDTDLTDPTCGLRAGLVDVALTRAPFDETALTVRELRSDPVGVVLRADDPLARRGLLRRADLGDRRWFQFPRGTDPIWQSYWNGGEPREGPVVRVVQECLQAVLWNGTIGVAPLGHDLPPELAVVPLADMAPSRVVAVWNEGDSNPLIRSFVEIATAAYRP; encoded by the coding sequence GTGGAGCTACGTACCCTGCGCTACTTCGTGGCGGTCGCCGAGGAACTCCACTTCGGCCGGGCCGCCACTCGGCTGCACATGAGCCAGCCGCCGCTGAGCCGGGCGATCAAGCAGTTGGAGGCCGAGTTCGGCGCCCGGCTGCTGGACCGCTCTCCTCTCGGCGTCACGCTCACCCCGGTGGGCGCGGTCCTGCTCGACGAGGCGCGGGCCCTGCTCGATCAGGCCGACCACGTCCTCGCCCGCGTGACCGCGAGGGCCGACGTCGCGACTCTCACCGTCGGCATCCTGGGCGACGGTACCGACCCGGGAGCGGCCAGGCTGGCGGCCGCCTACCGCCGGAGCCACCCCGATACCGACGTCCGCATCCGCGACACCGACCTGACCGATCCGACCTGCGGGCTGCGCGCCGGACTGGTCGATGTCGCCCTGACCCGGGCGCCGTTCGACGAGACCGCCCTGACGGTACGTGAGTTGCGCTCCGATCCGGTGGGCGTGGTCCTGCGCGCCGACGACCCGCTGGCCCGCCGCGGCCTGTTGCGGCGGGCCGACCTGGGCGACCGCCGCTGGTTCCAGTTCCCGCGGGGGACCGACCCGATCTGGCAGTCGTACTGGAACGGCGGTGAGCCGCGGGAGGGCCCGGTGGTGCGTGTCGTCCAGGAGTGCCTGCAGGCCGTGTTGTGGAACGGCACGATCGGTGTGGCGCCGCTCGGACACGACCTGCCCCCGGAGTTGGCGGTGGTGCCGTTGGCCGACATGGCGCCGAGCAGGGTGGTGGCGGTGTGGAACGAGGGTGACTCCAACCCGTTGATCCGGTCGTTCGTCGAGATCGCGACAGCGGCGTACCGTCCCTGA
- a CDS encoding DoxX family protein translates to MIIAYWIVAGTLALFYLYAGALKAVRSRDRLRPMMAWVDRMPLPAVRALGAIEMLGATGLVLPPLTGIAPWLAPAAAIGFLLLQAGAIVVHLTGEDRRTALNLVLVATSAVTIWLAAVWW, encoded by the coding sequence ATGATCATCGCGTACTGGATCGTCGCCGGCACCCTCGCTCTCTTCTACCTCTACGCGGGCGCGCTCAAGGCGGTCCGCAGCCGGGACCGGCTCCGCCCGATGATGGCCTGGGTCGATCGCATGCCCCTGCCCGCCGTCCGAGCGCTGGGGGCGATCGAGATGCTCGGCGCGACCGGACTCGTCCTGCCGCCCCTGACCGGCATCGCCCCTTGGTTGGCACCGGCAGCGGCCATCGGGTTCCTGCTCCTGCAAGCCGGGGCGATCGTCGTCCACCTGACCGGCGAGGACCGCCGGACGGCGCTCAACCTGGTCCTCGTCGCCACCTCCGCGGTGACCATCTGGCTTGCCGCGGTGTGGTGGTGA
- a CDS encoding alpha/beta fold hydrolase, translating to MLSDFAHDHDGERLRGVYGGDPSRVTAVVLHGAGAGSTERLLPVVEEFVTQGCRGIAFDFSGQGDSTGSLAESSLRRRCGQAVSVIDAYAGADGPLVLVGFSMSGQTVADLVRHYGARVTALGLCAPAVYAAAAWDVPFGQGEGRFSGILRRPDSWRAAPALQVLRAFEGRAVLAVPGTDAVIPSGVTEAVEDALTMCARYTRFDLPHAQHQFGCGCAITVTTGGRSWRRC from the coding sequence ATGCTTTCCGACTTCGCACACGACCACGACGGTGAGCGGCTCCGCGGTGTGTACGGCGGTGATCCTTCCCGGGTGACCGCCGTGGTACTGCACGGCGCGGGTGCCGGCAGCACGGAGCGACTGCTGCCGGTGGTGGAGGAGTTCGTGACCCAGGGCTGCCGAGGGATCGCCTTCGACTTCTCCGGGCAGGGCGACAGCACCGGAAGCCTTGCCGAGTCGAGCCTGCGGCGGCGGTGCGGACAGGCCGTCTCGGTGATCGACGCGTACGCGGGGGCCGACGGGCCGTTGGTCCTGGTGGGGTTCAGCATGAGCGGGCAGACGGTCGCCGATCTCGTGCGGCACTACGGGGCCCGGGTGACGGCGCTGGGCCTGTGCGCGCCCGCCGTGTACGCGGCCGCCGCGTGGGACGTGCCTTTCGGGCAGGGTGAAGGCCGGTTCAGCGGGATCCTCCGGCGGCCGGACAGCTGGCGTGCGGCGCCCGCGCTTCAGGTGCTGCGGGCGTTCGAGGGCCGGGCGGTACTGGCCGTGCCCGGCACCGACGCGGTGATCCCTTCGGGGGTGACCGAGGCCGTGGAGGACGCGCTCACCATGTGCGCGCGGTACACGCGGTTCGATCTTCCGCACGCGCAGCACCAGTTTGGCTGTGGCTGCGCGATCACGGTGACGACCGGCGGGCGTTCGTGGCGGCGGTGCTGA
- a CDS encoding alpha/beta hydrolase yields MAAVVLVHGLYHRPGHFALVAEPLRSAGIEVAVPELHQGSLSADTAAVQAVVDSLPEPAIVLGHSYGGSVITGLRGARHLVYLAAFTPDAGESAAGLGGATAQLQDAIDTEPDGWTSLHPGRAADVLYGDCSEARAAWAVGLLRAQAPGCGRGVPDRHGWKHTPSTYVVCTRDRAVDPLLQRKLASRCTDVREWRTGHSPFVGQPDLVVGLLRELAAEPQPRLDGPVTNRS; encoded by the coding sequence TTGGCCGCCGTGGTGCTCGTTCATGGCCTGTATCACCGCCCCGGGCACTTCGCCCTGGTGGCGGAACCCTTGCGGAGCGCGGGAATCGAGGTGGCCGTACCCGAACTCCACCAGGGCTCGTTGTCCGCCGACACCGCCGCGGTCCAGGCTGTCGTCGACTCGCTGCCGGAGCCCGCGATCGTGCTCGGCCACTCCTACGGCGGATCAGTGATCACCGGCCTGCGCGGGGCGCGGCACCTGGTCTATCTGGCGGCCTTCACACCCGATGCCGGTGAGAGCGCGGCCGGCCTGGGCGGTGCGACCGCGCAGCTCCAGGACGCGATCGACACCGAGCCCGACGGCTGGACCAGCCTGCACCCCGGCCGGGCCGCCGACGTCCTCTACGGCGACTGCTCCGAAGCTCGCGCCGCCTGGGCGGTCGGCCTGCTCCGTGCACAGGCCCCCGGCTGCGGGCGGGGCGTCCCGGACCGCCACGGCTGGAAACACACTCCCTCCACCTACGTCGTCTGCACGCGGGACCGGGCCGTCGACCCGCTCCTCCAGCGGAAGCTGGCCTCGCGCTGCACGGACGTACGCGAGTGGCGGACAGGCCACTCCCCGTTCGTCGGACAGCCCGATCTCGTGGTCGGGCTCCTGCGGGAGCTTGCCGCCGAGCCTCAGCCACGGCTCGACGGACCTGTCACAAACCGTAGTTGA